One genomic region from Lathamus discolor isolate bLatDis1 chromosome 9, bLatDis1.hap1, whole genome shotgun sequence encodes:
- the SERTM2 gene encoding serine-rich and transmembrane domain-containing 2 has protein sequence MTELYFKFHGNLTGRVHLPTLATEADTRADKYSSLYVYVGLFLTLLAILLILLFSMLLRLKHVIAPITTSPESTENTVQQFTDVEMHSRIPTT, from the coding sequence ATGACTGAGCTTTATTTCAAATTCCATGGGAACCTGACTGGCCGCGTCCACCTTCCAACTCTGGCTACAGAAGCAGACACAAGAGCAGATAAATATTCCAGCCTCTATGTGTATGTGGGATTGTTCCTAACACTTCTGGCTATCCTTCTCATATTGCTTTTCTCCATGCTCTTGCGCCTGAAGCATGTTATTGCCCCAATCACCACGTCTCCAGAAAGCACTGAGAATACAGTCCAGCAGTTCACAGATGTGGAAATGCACAGCAGGATTCCTACTACTTAG